A DNA window from Amycolatopsis sp. DSM 110486 contains the following coding sequences:
- a CDS encoding branched-chain amino acid ABC transporter permease: MGRFLDLTLAGLTSGAVYSAVALALVLIWRSTRIVNFAQGGMLMITTFIAYTIVSHGGSYWLALIVAVLSGLILGAVVERVLVRPVEKRSPLDAVVVTFGLLVLLQGVAGMLFGGTPRSYPPAFGIAGFKAGDRQLLFAPNDLWIVLVVLVMMAVLALVFRKTNLGLRMRASAFAPEVARLLGVRVGRMLTVGWALAAAVGAIAGVLVAPSTFVSPTAFDAVLVFGFTAAVIGGLDSPPGAVVGGLALGIVLSYVAGYLGSDIVTLASLVVLIGVLMLRPQGLFGSTKGRRV; the protein is encoded by the coding sequence ATGGGCCGCTTCCTCGACCTGACTCTCGCCGGGCTCACCAGCGGGGCCGTGTACTCGGCCGTCGCGCTGGCGCTCGTGCTGATCTGGCGCTCCACGCGGATCGTGAACTTCGCGCAGGGCGGCATGCTGATGATCACCACGTTCATCGCCTACACGATCGTCTCCCACGGCGGCTCGTACTGGCTGGCGCTGATCGTGGCCGTCCTCAGTGGACTGATTCTCGGCGCCGTGGTGGAACGTGTGCTCGTGCGGCCGGTGGAGAAGAGATCGCCGCTCGACGCGGTGGTGGTCACCTTCGGCCTGCTCGTGCTGCTGCAGGGTGTGGCCGGCATGCTCTTCGGCGGCACCCCGCGCTCGTACCCGCCGGCGTTCGGCATCGCCGGGTTCAAGGCGGGCGATCGGCAGCTGCTGTTCGCGCCCAACGACCTGTGGATCGTGCTCGTGGTCCTGGTCATGATGGCCGTGCTGGCGCTGGTGTTCCGCAAGACGAACCTCGGCCTGCGGATGCGGGCCTCGGCCTTCGCGCCGGAAGTCGCCCGCCTGCTGGGTGTGCGCGTCGGGCGGATGCTCACGGTCGGCTGGGCCCTGGCCGCGGCGGTCGGTGCGATCGCCGGTGTGCTCGTGGCGCCCAGCACGTTCGTGAGCCCCACGGCGTTCGACGCGGTGCTGGTGTTCGGGTTCACCGCGGCGGTGATCGGCGGCCTCGACAGCCCGCCGGGCGCCGTCGTCGGCGGGCTCGCGCTCGGCATCGTGCTCAGCTACGTGGCCGGCTACCTCGGGTCCGACATCGTCACGCTGGCCTCGCTCGTCGTCCTCATCGGGGTGCTCATGCTGCGTCCGCAAGGGCTGTTCGGATCGACGAAGGGAAGGCGGGTATGA
- a CDS encoding ABC transporter ATP-binding protein, with amino-acid sequence MLDVSGLVVDYGPVRALDHVDLVVEQGSITAVLGSNGAGKTTLLRALSGLHRPRDGAVQLDGRDITRLAPEDLVRLGVAHVPEGRGVIAELTVEENLRLGGLWRRERKWLKAGTGEMYDLFPPLADRRHQRAEALSGGERQMLAIGRALMSRPELLLLDEPSLGLAPRVSARIVAVLRTLREENGLTLLLVEQNAATALSVADRAVVLHLGRKVADDTADTLAADDRVRRAYLEV; translated from the coding sequence ATGCTTGACGTCAGCGGGCTCGTCGTGGACTACGGGCCGGTGCGGGCGCTCGACCACGTCGACCTGGTGGTGGAGCAGGGATCCATCACCGCCGTGCTGGGCTCCAATGGTGCCGGCAAGACCACGCTGCTGCGGGCGCTCAGTGGTCTGCACCGCCCGCGTGACGGCGCCGTGCAGCTCGACGGCCGCGACATCACCCGCCTGGCGCCCGAAGATCTCGTGCGCCTCGGGGTCGCGCACGTGCCCGAGGGCCGCGGCGTGATCGCCGAGCTGACGGTGGAGGAGAACCTGCGTCTCGGCGGGCTCTGGCGACGCGAGCGCAAGTGGCTCAAAGCGGGCACCGGCGAGATGTACGACCTGTTCCCCCCGTTGGCGGACCGTCGGCACCAGCGTGCGGAAGCGCTTTCCGGCGGTGAGCGCCAGATGCTCGCCATCGGCCGCGCGCTGATGAGCCGGCCCGAGCTGCTCCTGCTCGACGAACCCTCACTCGGCCTCGCGCCACGGGTTTCGGCCCGGATCGTGGCCGTGCTGCGGACGCTGCGCGAGGAGAACGGCCTCACGCTGCTGCTGGTGGAGCAGAACGCGGCGACCGCGCTGTCGGTCGCCGACCGGGCCGTCGTCCTGCACCTCGGCCGCAAGGTCGCCGACGACACCGCCGACACCCTCGCGGCCGACGACCGCGTGCGCCGCGCCTACCTGGAGGTGTGA